The proteins below are encoded in one region of Tepidisphaeraceae bacterium:
- a CDS encoding sugar phosphate nucleotidyltransferase, which yields MRKQDNSSTLDDRQSKVADSGVKALIPIKRPFLDYILSVLAEAGFKRICLVIGPEHDDLRRYYGQELKTDRLSIDFAVQEQPLGTANAVAAVEAWSGGEPFVMLNSDNYYPLIALAALRQSPAPAVALFERTAMLKGSNIPPERIQSFAVGQHQSGRLLRIVEKPSDAVLRAFGADVYLSMNLWLFDACIFDACRAIPKSTRGEYEITDAVQWCIDHDAEFTACLVNAPVLDLSSRADIGPVTDRLEGVEVCL from the coding sequence TCCCGATCAAACGTCCATTCCTGGATTACATCCTCAGCGTCCTCGCCGAGGCCGGCTTCAAGCGGATCTGTCTCGTAATTGGGCCCGAGCATGACGATCTGCGTCGCTACTACGGGCAGGAACTGAAGACGGATCGGTTATCGATTGACTTCGCCGTGCAGGAACAACCCCTGGGCACGGCCAACGCCGTGGCGGCGGTGGAAGCGTGGAGCGGCGGTGAACCGTTCGTGATGCTCAACAGTGACAATTACTATCCGCTGATCGCGCTGGCCGCGCTGCGACAATCGCCCGCGCCGGCCGTGGCACTGTTCGAGCGCACGGCCATGCTGAAGGGCAGCAACATCCCGCCCGAGCGCATCCAATCCTTCGCGGTAGGGCAGCACCAGAGCGGGCGCCTGCTGCGCATCGTGGAGAAGCCGTCGGACGCGGTGCTGCGCGCGTTCGGTGCCGACGTCTACCTGTCGATGAACCTGTGGCTTTTCGACGCGTGCATTTTCGACGCCTGCCGAGCTATCCCCAAGAGCACGCGCGGCGAGTACGAGATCACCGATGCGGTGCAGTGGTGTATCGACCATGACGCAGAATTTACGGCCTGCCTCGTCAACGCGCCCGTGCTGGACCTCTCAAGCCGGGCAGACATCGGCCCGGTAACCGATCGGCTCGAAGGCGTGGAGGTGTGCCTGTGA
- a CDS encoding galactokinase family protein, producing MTAPLATSTVGATLDALLRSDFAIERLTRAGMSAPEAVAKADRFASAAMALIAAGQPRDAAAVAVFVPGRIEVLGKHTDYCGGRSLVCTVERGMCFVAIPRFDNAIRFAAIDLNDTAVTALDPALQPAVGHWSNYPATVARRVARNFATATTGADIAMSSDLPPASGLSSSSAMIVGCFLVLARINGLSQNPTLQRNIKTREDLAGYLGCIENGESFRDFAGDRGVGTFGGSQDHTAILCSKPGKLSVYSFCPVSHERDVDLPTSLNFLIADTGIVAEKTGAALEKYNRVSLRARRLVGLWNESRAGSARCLREAVTATPQAAAELQELARRAAVDMDLVERLEQFLVESARLIPAAADAIARNELDALGPVVDESQHLAETQLQNQVQETIELQRLLRETGAVAASAFGAGFGGSVWGLFRESDVGAARERLKDHRTFITRPGCAAFEL from the coding sequence GTGACCGCACCGCTCGCCACTTCGACCGTAGGCGCAACGTTGGACGCGCTCCTGCGAAGTGATTTCGCCATCGAACGATTAACGCGCGCGGGAATGAGCGCCCCGGAGGCCGTTGCAAAGGCGGATCGCTTTGCGAGCGCCGCTATGGCGTTGATCGCAGCGGGCCAACCACGTGATGCCGCGGCCGTGGCGGTGTTTGTTCCGGGTCGCATTGAAGTCTTGGGAAAGCACACCGATTACTGCGGTGGGCGGTCGCTGGTCTGCACGGTGGAACGCGGCATGTGTTTCGTTGCGATTCCGCGCTTTGACAACGCTATCCGATTCGCTGCGATAGACTTGAACGATACGGCGGTAACGGCCCTCGATCCCGCACTTCAGCCGGCAGTCGGACATTGGTCAAACTATCCTGCTACGGTAGCCCGCCGAGTGGCACGCAATTTTGCCACCGCCACAACGGGCGCGGACATAGCGATGAGCAGCGATTTGCCGCCCGCCTCTGGACTGTCCAGTTCCAGCGCGATGATCGTCGGTTGCTTCCTCGTGCTGGCACGGATCAACGGCTTATCGCAGAATCCGACTCTGCAGCGCAACATCAAAACGCGCGAAGACTTGGCGGGATACTTGGGCTGCATCGAAAATGGTGAGAGCTTCCGCGACTTCGCAGGCGACCGCGGCGTCGGAACGTTCGGTGGCAGTCAAGATCACACCGCCATCCTCTGCAGCAAACCCGGCAAGCTCAGCGTGTACTCATTCTGTCCGGTGTCGCACGAGCGTGATGTCGACCTGCCGACCAGTCTCAACTTCCTGATCGCCGACACGGGCATTGTCGCCGAAAAAACCGGTGCTGCGCTGGAGAAGTACAACCGCGTTTCGCTTCGTGCGCGTCGGCTGGTTGGGCTTTGGAACGAATCGCGCGCGGGATCGGCGCGATGCCTACGCGAGGCGGTTACCGCTACCCCTCAGGCGGCGGCTGAGTTGCAAGAGCTCGCCCGTCGCGCTGCCGTGGATATGGATCTGGTGGAGCGTCTGGAGCAATTTTTGGTCGAATCGGCCCGGTTGATTCCCGCTGCCGCTGACGCGATCGCACGCAATGAACTTGACGCATTGGGCCCTGTTGTCGACGAAAGCCAGCATCTGGCCGAGACGCAACTGCAAAATCAGGTTCAGGAGACGATCGAATTACAGCGGCTATTGCGAGAGACAGGCGCAGTTGCCGCCAGCGCATTCGGCGCGGGGTTTGGCGGAAGCGTCTGGGGACTTTTCCGCGAGAGCGACGTCGGCGCCGCTCGTGAGCGGTTGAAAGATCATCGCACGTTCATCACCCGGCCCGGTTGCGCCGCCTTCGAGCTGTAG